From the genome of Vicia villosa cultivar HV-30 ecotype Madison, WI linkage group LG2, Vvil1.0, whole genome shotgun sequence, one region includes:
- the LOC131654204 gene encoding NDR1/HIN1-like protein 6 produces the protein MTDRVYPAAKPATTANGNGVTTANPSFPATKAQLYGASRPTYRPQPHHRRTRRRCCCTFFFYLLLIILILLLLIGLTGTAFYLIYRPHRPTFTVTSLKLSYLNLTSSSSLNSKFNVNITAKNPNKAITFVYQPTSVQILSNDIDVGKTTIPSFKHGKKNTTLLKASILSKGEPLETDAASELKKNMKSKNGLPLKVKLDTKVKAKLGKLKTPNVRIRVSCDGIRVHVPTGKKPVAVTASTSKVKCEVDVRFKIWKWTV, from the coding sequence ATGACAGATCGAGTATACCCCGCCGCCAAACCCGCCACCACCGCCAACGGAAACGGCGTAACCACCGCCAACCCATCTTTCCCAGCCACAAAGGCCCAACTCTACGGCGCCTCTCGCCCAACCTACCGTCCTCAACCCCACCACCGCCGCACCCGCCGCCGTTGCTGCTGCACTTTCTTCTTCTACCTCCTCCtcatcatcctcatcctcctcctcctcatcggCCTCACCGGCACCGCCTTCTACCTCATCTACCGCCCCCACCGCCCCACCTTCACCGTCACATCTCTCAAACTTTCCTACCTCAACCTCACATCCTCCTCATCTCTCAACTCAAAGTTCAACGTCAACATCACCGCTAAAAACCCCAACAAAGCCATCACCTTCGTTTACCAACCCACCTCAGTTCAAATCCTCTCCAACGATATCGACGTCGGAAAAACAACAATCCCCTCTTTCAAACACGGCAAGAAGAACACCACTTTGCTAAAAGCTTCCATTTTAAGCAAAGGAGAGCCACTAGAAACCGACGCAGCATcagaattgaagaagaacatgaagagcAAAAACGGGTTACCGTTGAAAGTGAAACTAGACACGAAAGTGAAGGCTAAATTGGGAAAATTGAAGACTCCAAACGTCAGAATTAGAGTCTCTTGCGACGGAATCAGAGTCCATGTTCCCACCGGTAAGAAACCGGTGGCGGTAACGGCGTCAACGTCGAAAGTTAAGTGTGAAGTTGACGTGAGATTTAAGATCTGGAAATGGACCGTTTAA